One window from the genome of Blastocatellia bacterium encodes:
- a CDS encoding 3-hydroxybutyryl-CoA dehydrogenase has product MSEELAEIKTIGVIGAGTMGTGIAQVAARSGFKVILHDVREEFVSHGKQTINSHLKLEVEKGRLTDELQKQAIKRISTSIDLKTLLGVDLVIEAISENLAKKMEVFYNLDSMLKPEVILATNTSSISITKLASATARPDRVIGMHFMNPVPIMKLVELIRGLSTSDETFQTVKKLAEKFGKVAILVNDAPGFVSNRILMPMINEAIFTVYEGLATAEAVDEVIKLGMRHPMGPLQLADFIGLDVCLAIMNVLYEGFNDPKYRPCPLLKKYVDAGWLGCKSGRGFYQY; this is encoded by the coding sequence ATGAGTGAAGAATTAGCAGAAATAAAAACAATTGGCGTTATTGGTGCCGGCACAATGGGAACAGGTATTGCTCAAGTGGCGGCACGCTCAGGATTTAAGGTAATTCTTCATGATGTGCGAGAAGAATTTGTTAGCCATGGCAAACAAACAATAAATAGTCACCTTAAGCTAGAAGTAGAAAAAGGTCGTTTAACGGATGAACTACAGAAACAAGCTATTAAACGTATTTCTACAAGTATAGACCTTAAAACACTTCTAGGTGTTGATTTAGTAATAGAAGCTATTAGTGAAAATTTAGCTAAAAAAATGGAAGTTTTTTATAACCTAGACAGTATGTTAAAACCAGAAGTAATTTTAGCTACCAACACTTCTTCTATATCTATTACTAAACTTGCTAGTGCAACGGCTCGACCAGATAGAGTAATAGGAATGCACTTTATGAACCCTGTTCCTATAATGAAGCTAGTAGAGCTAATTCGCGGACTTTCTACTTCAGATGAAACTTTCCAGACTGTAAAAAAACTAGCAGAAAAATTTGGAAAAGTAGCAATCCTAGTCAATGATGCACCAGGTTTTGTTTCTAATCGGATTCTAATGCCAATGATTAATGAGGCGATTTTTACAGTTTATGAAGGTCTAGCAACGGCTGAGGCTGTAGATGAAGTTATTAAGCTAGGTATGCGTCACCCTATGGGGCCACTGCAACTAGCTGATTTTATTGGGCTAGATGTTTGTCTAGCTATTATGAATGTTCTTTATGAAGGTTTTAATGATCCAAAATATCGTCCTTGCCCTTTACTAAAAAAATATGTTGATGCTGGTTGGTTAGGTTGTAAGAGCGGACGAGGATTCTATCAATATTAA
- a CDS encoding tetratricopeptide repeat protein yields MIFCQACKAPNSVTQELCSKCYTRLMITVVPRAALEEILPIGGVEEHLLERISALEYSLSRMQERFDRLLELFQRQATSSLYDHSMIDALISLLSEDGLINKEKLVAIWQIRLAEKHEQNNLREKLDVRRQKILGASKSVDEKFNFFVSEGLLLITNGEEDARRGVRLLEKAVLLNPENIELNFFLGEYFFYKNKLTLAQHYLENTVEHDANHYLALLMLGISYGDGGEIEKAKSRLVRALSVKADSFLAHYSLGRIWASEGQLDDALPHFKHALRLEPNAEMYFVLGHVYMIKGQEELALKHLCKAIELDPAFDAALYNLGTIYLERNLLDKAREHFRAAYEIKPIARYRNALKARAGMQLPLLPIFGHAKVTAKKVITSSDERLAQLLHRVLKNLSLEN; encoded by the coding sequence ATGATTTTTTGCCAAGCATGTAAAGCCCCAAATTCTGTAACACAAGAACTTTGTTCTAAATGTTATACAAGATTAATGATTACTGTTGTTCCTCGCGCAGCACTTGAAGAAATACTTCCTATTGGCGGAGTAGAAGAACATCTCTTAGAACGCATTAGTGCTTTAGAGTATTCTCTTAGCCGTATGCAGGAACGCTTTGACCGCCTTTTAGAGCTTTTTCAACGCCAAGCTACTAGTAGCCTTTATGACCATTCAATGATTGATGCGTTGATTTCGCTACTTTCTGAAGATGGGCTGATTAATAAAGAAAAGCTAGTTGCTATCTGGCAAATACGTTTGGCAGAAAAACATGAACAAAACAACCTAAGAGAAAAACTAGATGTACGCCGTCAAAAAATTTTAGGTGCAAGCAAATCAGTGGATGAAAAATTTAATTTTTTTGTCTCTGAAGGGTTACTTTTAATTACTAATGGCGAAGAAGATGCACGTCGAGGTGTACGTTTACTAGAAAAAGCAGTGTTGCTAAATCCAGAAAATATTGAGCTAAATTTCTTTTTAGGGGAGTATTTTTTCTATAAAAATAAACTTACTCTTGCACAACATTATTTAGAAAATACAGTTGAACATGACGCTAATCATTATTTAGCCTTGCTAATGTTAGGTATTAGTTATGGTGATGGCGGAGAGATAGAAAAAGCTAAGTCCAGGCTTGTCAGGGCTTTAAGTGTTAAGGCTGATTCCTTTTTAGCTCATTATAGTTTGGGCCGTATTTGGGCAAGTGAAGGCCAATTAGATGATGCTTTGCCGCATTTTAAGCATGCATTAAGGTTAGAACCAAATGCTGAAATGTATTTTGTTCTAGGGCATGTTTATATGATCAAAGGACAAGAAGAGTTGGCCCTAAAGCATTTATGTAAAGCTATTGAGCTAGATCCAGCTTTTGACGCAGCTTTATATAATTTAGGGACTATTTATTTAGAGCGCAATTTACTTGATAAAGCAAGAGAACATTTTCGCGCAGCTTATGAAATTAAACCTATTGCCCGCTATCGCAATGCTTTAAAAGCGCGTGCAGGGATGCAGTTGCCGTTGCTGCCAATTTTTGGTCATGCAAAAGTAACAGCAAAAAAAGTTATTACAAGTAGCGATGAACGTTTAGCACAACTGCTACATCGGGTCTTAAAAAACCTTTCGTTGGAAAACTAG
- a CDS encoding 5'-deoxyadenosine deaminase, protein MTQILIRNGQVIFGENAQIQNLDLLIENGVIVDIKKDIDIAELKNKSSELTIIDATEKLVSPGFIQTHLHFCQTLFRGSADDLELLDWLRLRVWPMEAAHNPASLAASARLSVGELIKSGTTSALTMETVHHTETVLETVEKTGFRAIIGKCMMDKGLGVPSRLAENTKDSLKASLDLIESWHSPSGRVRYCFAPRFAVSCTQELLETVASIAKEKEMIVHTHASENRREIEVVESETGLRNIEYLQKVGLAGKNVALAHCIHVNDREQQILAETNTHVLHCPSSNLKLGSGVAPITDMLAKGVSVSIGADGAPCNNNIDIFKEMRLAALLQKMQYGSTALPARTAFYLATLAGAKALGLEKEIGSIEIGKRADIIIVNLNKLHCTPTPDLLSTLVYSANASDVETVLIDGQIVMKDQQLQIMDEKEVIATAHQEYKHLVKRAGI, encoded by the coding sequence ATGACGCAAATTTTGATTAGAAATGGTCAAGTGATTTTTGGGGAAAATGCACAAATTCAAAATTTGGATTTGTTGATAGAAAATGGTGTTATTGTTGATATAAAAAAAGATATTGATATTGCTGAGTTAAAAAACAAGTCTTCAGAATTAACCATCATTGATGCTACAGAAAAATTAGTTAGCCCTGGATTTATCCAAACTCATTTACATTTTTGTCAAACTCTTTTTCGTGGTTCTGCTGATGATTTAGAGCTACTCGACTGGCTACGCTTACGTGTTTGGCCGATGGAAGCAGCACATAATCCAGCCTCACTTGCAGCTTCGGCCCGCCTATCAGTAGGAGAATTAATTAAATCTGGCACAACTTCAGCTTTGACTATGGAAACTGTTCATCATACAGAAACGGTTTTAGAAACTGTTGAAAAAACAGGGTTTAGAGCCATTATTGGTAAATGTATGATGGATAAAGGGTTAGGCGTTCCTAGTAGATTAGCAGAAAATACAAAAGATTCTCTAAAAGCTTCTTTAGATTTAATCGAGTCCTGGCATAGCCCTAGCGGACGGGTACGCTATTGTTTTGCACCTCGTTTTGCTGTTTCTTGCACTCAAGAACTGCTTGAAACAGTTGCTAGTATTGCTAAAGAAAAGGAAATGATAGTTCATACTCATGCTTCAGAGAATCGCCGAGAAATTGAAGTAGTAGAAAGCGAAACAGGACTTCGTAACATAGAATATTTGCAAAAAGTTGGTCTAGCAGGTAAAAATGTTGCTCTAGCTCATTGCATCCACGTAAATGACCGCGAGCAACAAATCTTAGCAGAAACTAACACGCATGTTTTACATTGTCCTTCATCAAACTTAAAACTAGGCTCAGGCGTTGCACCTATAACAGATATGCTAGCTAAAGGTGTTTCTGTTTCTATTGGCGCAGATGGCGCACCTTGTAATAATAATATAGATATTTTTAAGGAAATGCGCCTAGCAGCACTACTACAAAAAATGCAGTATGGTTCTACTGCCCTGCCTGCAAGAACCGCTTTTTATTTGGCTACATTAGCTGGTGCCAAAGCCCTAGGCTTAGAAAAAGAAATAGGCTCAATTGAAATTGGTAAACGTGCTGACATCATTATTGTTAACCTAAATAAGTTACATTGTACCCCTACACCAGACCTACTTTCTACGTTAGTATACTCAGCTAATGCTAGTGATGTGGAGACAGTTTTAATTGATGGTCAAATTGTAATGAAAGACCAGCAACTACAAATAATGGATGAAAAAGAAGTTATTGCCACAGCCCACCAAGAATATAAGCATTTAGTAAAACGTGCAGGTATTTAG
- a CDS encoding TonB-dependent receptor, translating to MFFIRTVALFLLIGTNFFICLTPLVLAQTGATTGTITGVIQDRTNAVISGAKITARQVETNLTYEVVSEEKGNYIFAQLPPGKYEIIAQATGFTNVKEVVILTLGTTALIDFFMDIAGTDPNVILVTVNQNLEPKTESSTNIEQARIEGLPSQQRNFLDFSIISPRVLADRLPSNGVVATSGISANSQSARFNNITIDGLDNNDHVSGAARSSFGQDAVQEFQVITDSYSAEFGRVLGGIVNIVTRGGTNEFRGESFFLNRNDAVAARDVFARKKQALNQYQFGALFSGPIKKDKTFLFTSFERLTAEQSNIVTLSQDAIRVTQNEGFNLRNGIVTYAVGTTSVLARVDSQLSPNSTLWVRYNGGFNYDGSFQDFRGLIAETAGGIQRLSDNTIAASNTYISTKFNLVNEARLLFSRRDQDILPIDENGPQIQLDAVEGEFCLGGMFCYHNLEKKMFINLLIIFLCQEIAIK from the coding sequence ATGTTTTTTATTCGGACAGTAGCTTTATTTTTATTAATTGGCACTAATTTTTTTATTTGTTTGACACCACTAGTTTTAGCGCAAACAGGGGCTACAACTGGCACAATAACGGGAGTTATCCAGGATCGGACAAATGCTGTAATTTCTGGAGCAAAAATAACGGCTCGACAGGTGGAAACAAATTTAACTTATGAAGTAGTTTCTGAGGAAAAAGGAAACTATATTTTTGCACAGCTTCCACCGGGAAAATATGAAATTATTGCTCAAGCAACTGGTTTTACTAATGTTAAAGAAGTTGTAATTTTAACTTTAGGGACTACTGCACTTATAGATTTTTTCATGGATATTGCTGGCACAGACCCAAATGTTATTTTGGTTACTGTTAATCAAAATCTTGAGCCAAAAACAGAAAGTAGCACAAATATTGAACAAGCTCGGATTGAAGGATTACCCTCCCAACAGCGTAATTTTTTAGACTTTTCAATTATTTCTCCTCGTGTTTTAGCTGATAGATTGCCGTCAAATGGCGTTGTTGCAACTTCTGGAATTTCTGCTAATAGTCAATCGGCTAGATTTAATAATATTACTATAGATGGTCTGGATAATAATGATCACGTAAGCGGTGCAGCGCGTTCATCATTTGGACAAGATGCTGTACAAGAGTTTCAAGTAATTACAGATAGCTACAGTGCAGAGTTTGGAAGGGTTTTAGGAGGAATTGTTAATATTGTAACTCGTGGCGGGACAAATGAATTTCGAGGAGAAAGCTTTTTTCTTAACCGAAATGATGCTGTTGCTGCTCGTGATGTTTTTGCACGTAAAAAACAAGCTCTAAATCAATATCAATTTGGAGCTTTATTTAGTGGGCCTATAAAAAAAGATAAGACATTTTTATTTACTTCTTTTGAGCGTTTAACTGCTGAACAAAGCAATATTGTTACTCTAAGCCAAGATGCAATTAGAGTAACTCAAAATGAAGGATTTAACTTAAGAAATGGGATAGTTACTTATGCCGTTGGTACAACTTCAGTGCTTGCTAGAGTGGATAGCCAGCTTTCTCCTAACAGTACATTGTGGGTTCGCTACAATGGAGGCTTTAACTATGATGGATCGTTTCAAGACTTCCGAGGGTTAATTGCTGAAACTGCTGGAGGAATACAAAGACTTTCTGATAATACAATTGCTGCAAGCAATACTTATATAAGTACAAAATTTAATTTAGTTAATGAAGCGCGGCTGCTTTTTAGCCGGCGGGATCAGGATATTTTGCCTATTGATGAAAATGGCCCACAAATTCAACTTGATGCTGTTGAGGGGGAATTTTGTTTGGGCGGAATGTTTTGCTACCACAACTTAGAGAAGAAAATGTTTATCAATTTGTTGATAATATTTCTTTGCCAAGAAATCGCCATCAAATAA
- a CDS encoding TonB-dependent receptor, with translation MFGRNVLLPQLREENVYQFVDNISLPRNRHQIKFGVDIFYSNLGKFSLPSLKAGAAIFNMFDINMALGISVPGRVLMPFNAFSPAERNFNQRQDLKLLRIVLESRFSDFPRGLPIQNLAIPIGFTQSFGNAESASDYKFFSTYFQDDIRVRPNLIIKAGLRYDLNIVRFSPRSKLSFSPRLAIAYQPTKLPKANIRAAYGIFVGAPLAGVILTAELSGRLTNLTFPFPFSILAFNQPGRRFAIGNEIPKEFRRLAIPQLSQNFAIDNNLRDSYAQQATLAIDYTFNPVTKLSLSYNFVRGIKLFGSRDINPIVRPILGDPIQSAIRGRVNPSRGSIFELESAFDSYYHAFTVSLDRRFNNRFSLLTHYTFSKAIDNTVDFFPLFQEIANPLQPGLERGLSIQDVRSRLVSTGVWDLNYSKNVFLRNFRLSTIISLNSGRPYNLLAGVDLDRSGDTPPRDRPAFLGRNVGITPGFATVDLRLTRNFSVKETYRIQAFIEGFNLFNRVNIDPNQINRVFLPIRRTRSFMLPPVENGRFIAPPANFRGAFPARQIQLGLRLSF, from the coding sequence TTGTTTGGGCGGAATGTTTTGCTACCACAACTTAGAGAAGAAAATGTTTATCAATTTGTTGATAATATTTCTTTGCCAAGAAATCGCCATCAAATAAAGTTTGGAGTAGATATTTTTTACTCTAATTTAGGTAAATTTTCTTTACCTTCTCTAAAAGCTGGTGCTGCAATTTTTAATATGTTTGATATAAACATGGCACTTGGAATTTCTGTTCCTGGACGAGTTTTAATGCCTTTTAACGCTTTTTCTCCAGCAGAGCGTAACTTTAACCAAAGACAGGACTTAAAACTATTAAGGATAGTGCTAGAAAGCAGATTTTCAGATTTTCCTAGAGGGTTACCAATACAAAATTTAGCTATTCCAATAGGTTTTACTCAAAGCTTTGGTAATGCTGAAAGTGCTAGTGATTACAAGTTTTTTTCTACATATTTTCAAGATGATATAAGGGTACGTCCTAATTTAATTATCAAAGCAGGTCTAAGGTATGACCTTAATATTGTAAGGTTTTCTCCTAGGTCAAAATTAAGCTTTAGTCCTAGGTTGGCTATTGCTTATCAGCCTACTAAATTGCCTAAAGCTAATATTAGGGCAGCTTATGGTATTTTTGTTGGTGCGCCTTTAGCTGGTGTAATACTTACGGCAGAACTTTCTGGTAGATTGACTAATCTTACTTTTCCTTTTCCTTTTTCTATTCTTGCTTTTAACCAGCCAGGAAGACGCTTTGCTATAGGTAATGAAATCCCAAAGGAATTTAGAAGACTAGCCATTCCTCAGCTTTCACAAAATTTTGCTATAGATAATAATTTGCGTGATAGCTATGCTCAACAAGCCACTTTAGCCATAGATTATACCTTTAACCCAGTAACTAAGCTTTCCTTAAGTTACAACTTTGTTCGTGGAATAAAACTTTTTGGATCAAGAGATATTAACCCTATTGTTAGGCCAATTTTGGGCGATCCTATACAAAGCGCGATAAGAGGACGTGTTAACCCATCAAGAGGAAGTATTTTTGAATTAGAATCAGCTTTTGATAGCTATTATCATGCTTTTACTGTTTCCTTAGACCGACGCTTTAACAACCGTTTTAGCCTTCTTACACATTATACTTTTTCTAAAGCTATTGATAATACTGTAGACTTTTTCCCATTATTTCAAGAAATAGCTAACCCTTTACAACCAGGTTTAGAGCGAGGGCTTTCTATTCAAGATGTACGGAGTCGATTAGTTTCGACAGGTGTTTGGGACTTAAATTATAGTAAAAATGTTTTTTTAAGAAATTTTCGTCTTTCTACAATTATTAGTCTTAATTCGGGCCGTCCTTATAACTTGCTTGCAGGTGTAGATTTAGATCGTAGCGGAGACACTCCACCAAGAGATCGACCTGCTTTTTTAGGAAGAAATGTTGGTATTACACCAGGTTTTGCTACTGTAGACCTTCGTTTAACTCGTAATTTTTCTGTCAAAGAAACCTATCGTATCCAAGCTTTTATTGAAGGCTTTAATTTATTTAATAGAGTAAATATAGATCCTAATCAAATTAACCGAGTCTTTTTACCAATTAGAAGAACTCGTAGTTTTATGCTTCCACCAGTAGAAAATGGTCGTTTTATTGCTCCACCAGCAAATTTTCGAGGTGCTTTTCCTGCTCGTCAAATACAGTTAGGTTTGCGGCTCTCTTTTTAA